The following proteins are co-located in the Doryrhamphus excisus isolate RoL2022-K1 chromosome 15, RoL_Dexc_1.0, whole genome shotgun sequence genome:
- the jpt2 gene encoding jupiter microtubule associated homolog 2, whose amino-acid sequence MTSTNMFQGLDTGSKPSSRVLRPPGGGSSNLFGGYEEESPQPRRPNKMSSNVFASPEESQAIPKRSNPPGGKSSGIFGEPESPVQPQRPAPPGGPTSNIFGSGGNAVLQSPSRSHPNKPKDNLTVGPEPESPAPVVEVSQPEVKELSVSPAVVPAREEPAAVAAAAPPPAPPEPTSSSSSSSPSPNDETLLKNHEPHLGPKPRSHNRVLNPPGGKSSVVFY is encoded by the exons ATGACTTCGACGAACATGTTCCAAGGGTTGGATACTGGCTCAAAACCGAGCTCAAG GGTGCTTCGGCCTCCCGGTGGTGGCTCCAGTAACCTGTTTGGCGGTTATGAAGAAGAATCCCCACAACCTAGAAGACCAAATAAGATGTCTTCTAATGTATTTGCTTCACCAGAGGAATCCCAGGCTATTCCCAAACGCTCCAACCCTCCCG GTGGGAAGAGCAGTGGAATATTTGGGGAACCTGAATCTCCGGTCCAACCGCAGCGACCCGCACCTCCAGGTGGACCGACCAGCAACATATTTGGGTCCGGGGGCAATGCTGTTCTCCAAAGCCCAAGCAGAAGTCACCCAAATAAGCCAAAG GACAATCTAACTGTAGGACCTGAACCTGAATCACCAG CACCTGTGGTCGAGGTCAGCCAGCCCGAGGTCAAAGAGCTATCGGTCTCACCAGCCGTTGTGCCTGCTAGGGAGGagcctgctgctgttgctgctgctgctcctcctccagccccCCCAGagcccacctcctcctcctcctcctcctccccatcTCCTAATGATGAGACTTTGCTGAAGAACCACGAGCCTCACCTGGGACCTAAGCCTCGCTCTCACAACAGGGTCCTTAACCCCCCCGGAGGAAAGTCTAGTGTGGTATTCTACTGA
- the cramp1 gene encoding protein cramped-like isoform X1: MVKRKKTSSTSEEHENGMTPGSREGIGVDGRRNPSRKADGCDEEESGEQASEERSTKGDDRVEVLNPAASALSPGSARPGPGSTQRPQTLAEPGAPCHDQHHFLRSSVRPPSKRIRKDSIGSAVNGHGGAKSKGTENGSSSQGAVGQSGTVAGSTGVSKTAKGQGAVEKEEQAGNQKRARRQWESWSAEDKNSFFEGLYEHGKDFEAIQNNIAMKYKKRGKPANMVKNKEQVRHFYYRTWHKISKHIDFANVYTRVLKKSSQELYGLICYAELRKKVGGLMDDKNVTKLNELIQQGATTVRSKGRNLRIKAPMCRALKKLCDPDGVSDEEDQKPVRLPLKVAVELQPRSNYSWARVQSLAHNPRLRMVVELHRKVSSLIEYLKQKWAYNDQRIMKSLIEREALEEAQAASPNKSPPEELFLFPAESSTLTTLPGVARVVHSKASCTVHWQESGKTRPNAKELPAAQILGIHTAPPLRTGTKSARGNTASTASVTPQSDSRQTEPPGFETLPEDKKPSSLSPPQQAAIPREEATESGPVEGNKTCTAGVEASAGPAGTKTTDGLCGVAESSVEQCREEQSIASSSPDTSQTPPAKLPMSGPEDGAPQGSAHAAKERTVEQIREDGWNARDAENVTLAELYLMFGKPGKLQLEYEWQSVAQAPENGQAPSPSTRHRKQRVLRCLLRLVTTEINPKPLAPELCSTATSPLKTPQEDQNQALTPPTKGPAAGVRSPGCGRQQASVRGGRLHQPNAGASGARNLPRSLLGSSAAASDAEGNVFAVPTTLPPNSSRHSRMFSPNKEAELALRQQLDSISMQSDLFLSRPRKPRNRQLRKPLVVQRTLLPRTTGDTPQHVCSFSILSNSSATGTGSFRPIQTRLAPTSRPLPSKASPAASCSAVTNQLSSAIDLAAKTAGIIPGSPCREPAPPGPMLPSAPDPPLLQHNLSENGLPPPSPGMAEGGDSLLAPPSVASLLDISLPGPPEETLTPGENQTHISDSIIELAINSAHYGEDAALSPAKLSNSDGSKLLASSPSVSPSRGWIPSPSHDPQWYPSDSTDSTLGCLLSSMVSPDKGRRSTLTPSGPSSGTALLGPSLLDCNSHDSFQSRGLPDVAEMDSQLACMMSESSVDYIARFNDLAQELAVAEPSIPPP; this comes from the exons ATGGTGAAGAGAAAGAAGACGTCGTCCACTTCCGAAGAGCACGAAAATGG CATGACACCGGGCTCCAGGGAGGGGATCGGTGTCGATGGGAGGAGGAATCCGTCCAGAAAAGCCGACGGTTGCGACGAGGAGGAGAGCGGAGAGCAGGCGAGCGAGGAGCGCAGTACAAAGGGAGACGACCGAGTGGAGGTTCTTAATCCGGCAGCCTCGGCTCTCAGCCCCGGTTCGGCTCGACCCGGACCGGGTTCGACCCAGCGACCCCAGACGCTAGCGGAGCCCGGCGCCCCTTGTCACGACCAGCACCATTTTCTCCGATCCAGCGTTCGACCTCCGAGCAAAAGGATCCGGAAGGATTCCATCGGCTCGGCCGTCAACGGCCATGGCGGGGCCAAATCAAAAG GAACAGAGAACGGTTCCTCCTCCCAGGGGGCGGTGGGACAGTCTGGAACCGTGGCCGGCTCTACGGGGGTCTCCAAGACTGCCAAGGGCCAAGGGGCTGTCGAGAAGGAGGAGCAAGCCGGTAACCAGAAGAGGGCCCGTCGACAGTGGGAGTCTTGGAGCGCAGAGGACAAAAACAGCTTCTTTGAGGGCCTCTACGAG CACGGCAAGGACTTCGAGGCTATCCAGAACAACATTGCAATGAAGTACAAGAAAAGAGGAAAGCCAGCCAACATGGTGAAGAACAAGGAACAAGTCCGCCACTTCTACTACCGCACCTGGCACAAGATCTCCAAGCACATCGACTTCGCCAATG TGTACACCCGAGTGCTGAAAAAATCCTCCCAGGAGCTGTACGGCCTCATCTGCTATGCGGAGCTACGCAAAAAAGTTGGAGGGC TCATGGACGACAAGAATGTGACAAAGCTGAACGAACTCATTCAGCAAGG GGCCACCACCGTGCGCTCCAAAGGGAGGAACCTGCGAATTAAAGCACCCATGTGCCGGGCGCTGAAGAAACTTTGTGACCCAGATG GAGTAAGTGACGAGGAGGACCAGAAGCCGGTGCGTTTACCACTGAAGGTGGCGGTCGAGCTTCAGCCGCGCAGCAACTATTCCTGGGCCCGTGTTCAGAGTCTAGCACACAACCCTCGCCTCAG GATGGTGGTGGAACTTCACAGGAAGGTTTCCAGCCTCATCGAGTACCTGAAACAGAAGTGGGCCTACAATGACCAGAGAATC ATGAAGAGTCTGATAGAAAGGGAGGCGTTGGAGGAGGCCCAGGCCGCCTCTCCCAACAAATCCCCTCCAGAGGAGCTCTTTCTGTTCCCGGCCGAGAGCAGCACCCTGACCACCCTCCCCGGGGTCGCCCGTGTGGTACACTCCAAGGCCTCTTGCACGGTACACTGGCAAGAAAGCGGCAAGACGCGGCCCAACGCCAAGGAGCTGCCCGCCGCTCAGATCCTGGGCATTCACACAGCTCCGCCACTACGGACCGGCACCAAATCTGCACGCGGAAACACGGCTTCCACTGCCTCGGTGACCCCGCAGAGTGACTCTCGTCAAACTGAGCCCCCCGGCTTTGAGACTTTACCCGAGGACAAAAAGCCTTCATCTCTTTCACCTCCTCAGCAGGCGGCGATTCCCAGAGAGGAGGCAACTGAGTCTGGACCTGTAGAGGGGAACAAGACCTGCACTGCTGGGGTGGAGGCCAGCGCTGGCCCAGCAGGCACCAAAACCACTGACGGGTTGTGTGGCGTCGCAGAGAGCTCAGTGGAGCAATGCAGGGAAGAGCAGAGCATCGCTTCCTCCTCCCCGGACACCAGCCAGACCCCACCAGCCAAGCTTCCCATGAGCGGCCCAGAGGACGGCGCCCCACAGGGCTCGGCTCACGCAGCCAAAGAGCGGACTGTCGAGCAGATCAGGGAGGATGGCTGGAACGCCCGTGACGCCGAGAACGTCACGCTGGCAGAGCTGTACCTGATGTTCGGGAAGCCCGGCAAGCTGCAGCTGGAGTACGAGTGGCAGTCCGTGGCGCAGGCGCCCGAAAACGGGCAGGCGCCCTCGCCGTCGacgcggcatagaaaacaacgGGTTTTACGCTGTCTGCTGAGACTGGTCACCACCGAGATCAACCCCAAACCTCTG GCTCCAGAGCTTTGCTCCACAGCCACGTCTCCGCTCAAGACTCCTCAGGAGGACCAAAACCAGGCCCTGACACCTCCGACAAAAGGTCCCGCGGCGGGCGTCCGCAGCCCCGGCTGTGGCCGGCAGCAGGCGTCTGTCCGAGGGGGCCGGCTACACCAGCCCAACGCTGGTGCCTCAG GTGCACGTAACCTTCCTCGCTCCCTGCTGGGCTCGTCGGCGGCAGCCAGCGACGCCGAAGGCAACGTCTTTGCAGTACCCACCACGCTCCCTCCCAATAGTTCCCGCCACAGCCGAATGTTCTCGCCCAACAAGGAGGCTGAGCTGGCCTTGAGGCAGCAGCTCGACTCCATCAGC ATGCAGTCAGATCTTTTCCTTTCAAGACCAAGAAAACCTCGAAACAGACAACTCCGGAAGCCGCTTGTTGTCCAG CGAACTCTTCTACCGAGAACCACAGGAGACACTCCTCAGCACGTCTGCTCCTTCTCCATCCTCTCCAACTCCTCTGCCACAG GAACCGGGTCTTTCCGGCCAATCCAGACGCGGCTGGCTCCTACGTCCCGCCCTCTGCCGTCTAAAGCTTCTCCAGCAGCTTCCTGCTCTGCCGTGACCAACCAACTCTCCA GTGCTATCGACCTTGCAGCTAAGACGGCAGGCATCATCCCTGGAAGTCCTTGCCGGGAGCCGGCACCTCCCGGACCCATGCTCCCCTCCGCACCCGACCCCCCGCTCCTCCAGCACAACCTGTCAGAG AACGGTCTGCCGCCGCCGTCTCCTGGCATGGCGGAGGGTGGAGACTCTCTCCTGGCTCCGCCCAGCGTGGCATCGCTCCTGGACATCTCTCTCCCCGGCCCCCCTGAGGAGACTCTGACCCCTGGAGAGAACCAGACGCACATCAGCGACTCCATCATCGAGCTTGCCATCAATTCTGCTCATTACG GCGAGGACGCGGCGCTCTCTCCGGCCAAACTGAGCAACAGCGACGGCTCCAAACTGCTGGCCTCGTCCCCGTCAGTCAGCCCGTCCCGAGGCTGGATCCCTTCGCCCAGCCACGACCCCCAGTGGTACCCCAGTGACTCCACTGACTCCACGCTGGGATGCCTTCTCT
- the cramp1 gene encoding protein cramped-like isoform X2, translated as MTPGSREGIGVDGRRNPSRKADGCDEEESGEQASEERSTKGDDRVEVLNPAASALSPGSARPGPGSTQRPQTLAEPGAPCHDQHHFLRSSVRPPSKRIRKDSIGSAVNGHGGAKSKGTENGSSSQGAVGQSGTVAGSTGVSKTAKGQGAVEKEEQAGNQKRARRQWESWSAEDKNSFFEGLYEHGKDFEAIQNNIAMKYKKRGKPANMVKNKEQVRHFYYRTWHKISKHIDFANVYTRVLKKSSQELYGLICYAELRKKVGGLMDDKNVTKLNELIQQGATTVRSKGRNLRIKAPMCRALKKLCDPDGVSDEEDQKPVRLPLKVAVELQPRSNYSWARVQSLAHNPRLRMVVELHRKVSSLIEYLKQKWAYNDQRIMKSLIEREALEEAQAASPNKSPPEELFLFPAESSTLTTLPGVARVVHSKASCTVHWQESGKTRPNAKELPAAQILGIHTAPPLRTGTKSARGNTASTASVTPQSDSRQTEPPGFETLPEDKKPSSLSPPQQAAIPREEATESGPVEGNKTCTAGVEASAGPAGTKTTDGLCGVAESSVEQCREEQSIASSSPDTSQTPPAKLPMSGPEDGAPQGSAHAAKERTVEQIREDGWNARDAENVTLAELYLMFGKPGKLQLEYEWQSVAQAPENGQAPSPSTRHRKQRVLRCLLRLVTTEINPKPLAPELCSTATSPLKTPQEDQNQALTPPTKGPAAGVRSPGCGRQQASVRGGRLHQPNAGASGARNLPRSLLGSSAAASDAEGNVFAVPTTLPPNSSRHSRMFSPNKEAELALRQQLDSISMQSDLFLSRPRKPRNRQLRKPLVVQRTLLPRTTGDTPQHVCSFSILSNSSATGTGSFRPIQTRLAPTSRPLPSKASPAASCSAVTNQLSSAIDLAAKTAGIIPGSPCREPAPPGPMLPSAPDPPLLQHNLSENGLPPPSPGMAEGGDSLLAPPSVASLLDISLPGPPEETLTPGENQTHISDSIIELAINSAHYGEDAALSPAKLSNSDGSKLLASSPSVSPSRGWIPSPSHDPQWYPSDSTDSTLGCLLSSMVSPDKGRRSTLTPSGPSSGTALLGPSLLDCNSHDSFQSRGLPDVAEMDSQLACMMSESSVDYIARFNDLAQELAVAEPSIPPP; from the exons ATGACACCGGGCTCCAGGGAGGGGATCGGTGTCGATGGGAGGAGGAATCCGTCCAGAAAAGCCGACGGTTGCGACGAGGAGGAGAGCGGAGAGCAGGCGAGCGAGGAGCGCAGTACAAAGGGAGACGACCGAGTGGAGGTTCTTAATCCGGCAGCCTCGGCTCTCAGCCCCGGTTCGGCTCGACCCGGACCGGGTTCGACCCAGCGACCCCAGACGCTAGCGGAGCCCGGCGCCCCTTGTCACGACCAGCACCATTTTCTCCGATCCAGCGTTCGACCTCCGAGCAAAAGGATCCGGAAGGATTCCATCGGCTCGGCCGTCAACGGCCATGGCGGGGCCAAATCAAAAG GAACAGAGAACGGTTCCTCCTCCCAGGGGGCGGTGGGACAGTCTGGAACCGTGGCCGGCTCTACGGGGGTCTCCAAGACTGCCAAGGGCCAAGGGGCTGTCGAGAAGGAGGAGCAAGCCGGTAACCAGAAGAGGGCCCGTCGACAGTGGGAGTCTTGGAGCGCAGAGGACAAAAACAGCTTCTTTGAGGGCCTCTACGAG CACGGCAAGGACTTCGAGGCTATCCAGAACAACATTGCAATGAAGTACAAGAAAAGAGGAAAGCCAGCCAACATGGTGAAGAACAAGGAACAAGTCCGCCACTTCTACTACCGCACCTGGCACAAGATCTCCAAGCACATCGACTTCGCCAATG TGTACACCCGAGTGCTGAAAAAATCCTCCCAGGAGCTGTACGGCCTCATCTGCTATGCGGAGCTACGCAAAAAAGTTGGAGGGC TCATGGACGACAAGAATGTGACAAAGCTGAACGAACTCATTCAGCAAGG GGCCACCACCGTGCGCTCCAAAGGGAGGAACCTGCGAATTAAAGCACCCATGTGCCGGGCGCTGAAGAAACTTTGTGACCCAGATG GAGTAAGTGACGAGGAGGACCAGAAGCCGGTGCGTTTACCACTGAAGGTGGCGGTCGAGCTTCAGCCGCGCAGCAACTATTCCTGGGCCCGTGTTCAGAGTCTAGCACACAACCCTCGCCTCAG GATGGTGGTGGAACTTCACAGGAAGGTTTCCAGCCTCATCGAGTACCTGAAACAGAAGTGGGCCTACAATGACCAGAGAATC ATGAAGAGTCTGATAGAAAGGGAGGCGTTGGAGGAGGCCCAGGCCGCCTCTCCCAACAAATCCCCTCCAGAGGAGCTCTTTCTGTTCCCGGCCGAGAGCAGCACCCTGACCACCCTCCCCGGGGTCGCCCGTGTGGTACACTCCAAGGCCTCTTGCACGGTACACTGGCAAGAAAGCGGCAAGACGCGGCCCAACGCCAAGGAGCTGCCCGCCGCTCAGATCCTGGGCATTCACACAGCTCCGCCACTACGGACCGGCACCAAATCTGCACGCGGAAACACGGCTTCCACTGCCTCGGTGACCCCGCAGAGTGACTCTCGTCAAACTGAGCCCCCCGGCTTTGAGACTTTACCCGAGGACAAAAAGCCTTCATCTCTTTCACCTCCTCAGCAGGCGGCGATTCCCAGAGAGGAGGCAACTGAGTCTGGACCTGTAGAGGGGAACAAGACCTGCACTGCTGGGGTGGAGGCCAGCGCTGGCCCAGCAGGCACCAAAACCACTGACGGGTTGTGTGGCGTCGCAGAGAGCTCAGTGGAGCAATGCAGGGAAGAGCAGAGCATCGCTTCCTCCTCCCCGGACACCAGCCAGACCCCACCAGCCAAGCTTCCCATGAGCGGCCCAGAGGACGGCGCCCCACAGGGCTCGGCTCACGCAGCCAAAGAGCGGACTGTCGAGCAGATCAGGGAGGATGGCTGGAACGCCCGTGACGCCGAGAACGTCACGCTGGCAGAGCTGTACCTGATGTTCGGGAAGCCCGGCAAGCTGCAGCTGGAGTACGAGTGGCAGTCCGTGGCGCAGGCGCCCGAAAACGGGCAGGCGCCCTCGCCGTCGacgcggcatagaaaacaacgGGTTTTACGCTGTCTGCTGAGACTGGTCACCACCGAGATCAACCCCAAACCTCTG GCTCCAGAGCTTTGCTCCACAGCCACGTCTCCGCTCAAGACTCCTCAGGAGGACCAAAACCAGGCCCTGACACCTCCGACAAAAGGTCCCGCGGCGGGCGTCCGCAGCCCCGGCTGTGGCCGGCAGCAGGCGTCTGTCCGAGGGGGCCGGCTACACCAGCCCAACGCTGGTGCCTCAG GTGCACGTAACCTTCCTCGCTCCCTGCTGGGCTCGTCGGCGGCAGCCAGCGACGCCGAAGGCAACGTCTTTGCAGTACCCACCACGCTCCCTCCCAATAGTTCCCGCCACAGCCGAATGTTCTCGCCCAACAAGGAGGCTGAGCTGGCCTTGAGGCAGCAGCTCGACTCCATCAGC ATGCAGTCAGATCTTTTCCTTTCAAGACCAAGAAAACCTCGAAACAGACAACTCCGGAAGCCGCTTGTTGTCCAG CGAACTCTTCTACCGAGAACCACAGGAGACACTCCTCAGCACGTCTGCTCCTTCTCCATCCTCTCCAACTCCTCTGCCACAG GAACCGGGTCTTTCCGGCCAATCCAGACGCGGCTGGCTCCTACGTCCCGCCCTCTGCCGTCTAAAGCTTCTCCAGCAGCTTCCTGCTCTGCCGTGACCAACCAACTCTCCA GTGCTATCGACCTTGCAGCTAAGACGGCAGGCATCATCCCTGGAAGTCCTTGCCGGGAGCCGGCACCTCCCGGACCCATGCTCCCCTCCGCACCCGACCCCCCGCTCCTCCAGCACAACCTGTCAGAG AACGGTCTGCCGCCGCCGTCTCCTGGCATGGCGGAGGGTGGAGACTCTCTCCTGGCTCCGCCCAGCGTGGCATCGCTCCTGGACATCTCTCTCCCCGGCCCCCCTGAGGAGACTCTGACCCCTGGAGAGAACCAGACGCACATCAGCGACTCCATCATCGAGCTTGCCATCAATTCTGCTCATTACG GCGAGGACGCGGCGCTCTCTCCGGCCAAACTGAGCAACAGCGACGGCTCCAAACTGCTGGCCTCGTCCCCGTCAGTCAGCCCGTCCCGAGGCTGGATCCCTTCGCCCAGCCACGACCCCCAGTGGTACCCCAGTGACTCCACTGACTCCACGCTGGGATGCCTTCTCT